A single region of the Bacteroides luhongzhouii genome encodes:
- a CDS encoding DUF2776 domain-containing protein: protein MNYGISILFRAIPLAMAVFCFGYGAFIYNYGDDGSRVVAGPVVFSLGMICIALFCTAATIIRQIIHTYNKSAKYVLPVIGYLAAIITIIGGICIFSNATSTSAFVAGHVITGVGFITTCVATAATSSTRFSLIPGNSKATSNEVPEGAFSLNQRRALVIVAITVSLIAWIWAFVLLGNSHSHPAYFVAGHVMVGLACICTSLIALVATIARQIRNDYSEKERDKWPKLVLLMGSISFVWGLFVILADSGSANGTTGYIMLGLGLVCYSISSKVILLAKIWRQEFKLANRIPMIPVLTALACLFLAAFVFEIATIHADYFIPARVLVGLGAICFTLFSIVSILESGTSSK, encoded by the coding sequence ATGAATTACGGTATTAGCATTTTATTCAGGGCAATCCCTTTGGCGATGGCTGTTTTTTGCTTCGGATACGGAGCGTTCATTTATAATTATGGAGATGACGGGAGTCGTGTTGTAGCCGGTCCTGTTGTGTTTTCACTTGGTATGATATGCATTGCGCTGTTTTGTACGGCTGCCACTATCATCCGGCAAATCATACATACTTATAATAAATCGGCCAAATACGTTTTGCCGGTTATAGGCTATTTGGCAGCCATCATTACAATCATTGGAGGTATCTGCATTTTCAGTAATGCCACTTCTACCTCTGCATTTGTTGCTGGACACGTTATCACCGGCGTTGGATTTATAACCACTTGTGTAGCTACCGCCGCCACCTCTTCTACCCGATTCTCTTTAATTCCGGGAAATTCAAAAGCGACAAGTAATGAGGTTCCAGAAGGAGCTTTTTCCCTTAATCAGAGACGGGCATTGGTCATTGTTGCCATCACCGTTTCTCTCATCGCATGGATATGGGCATTTGTATTATTAGGGAACAGTCATTCTCATCCGGCTTATTTTGTCGCGGGGCACGTAATGGTCGGTCTGGCATGTATTTGTACCAGTTTGATTGCGTTGGTAGCTACCATAGCACGTCAGATACGTAATGATTATTCAGAAAAAGAACGGGATAAATGGCCAAAACTAGTTTTATTAATGGGATCTATCTCTTTTGTATGGGGATTATTCGTGATTTTGGCAGATTCCGGAAGCGCAAACGGTACCACCGGATATATTATGCTCGGGTTGGGGCTGGTATGTTACAGCATTTCCAGCAAAGTAATCTTGCTGGCCAAAATATGGAGACAAGAATTCAAATTAGCCAACCGTATTCCTATGATTCCGGTATTAACGGCATTGGCTTGTCTGTTCCTGGCGGCTTTTGTATTCGAGATTGCTACTATACATGCTGATTATTTCATTCCGGCACGTGTTTTGGTAGGTCTAGGAGCTATTTGCTTTACGCTGTTTTCTATCGTTAGTATATTGGAGAGTGGCACGTCTTCCAAATAA
- the ileS gene encoding isoleucine--tRNA ligase, producing the protein MGKRFTEYSQFDLSQVNKDVLKKWDENQVFAKSMTERDGCPSFVFFEGPPSANGMPGIHHVMARTIKDIFCRYKTMKGYQVKRKAGWDTHGLPVELSVEKALGITKEDIGKKISVADYNAACRKDVMKYTKEWEDLTHRMGYWVDMKHPYITYDNRYIETLWWLLKQLHKKGLLYKGYTIQPYSPAAGTGLSSHELNQPGCYRDVKDTTAVAQFKMKNPKPEMTEWGTPYFIAWTTTPWTLPSNTALCVGPKIDYVAVQSYNAYTGEPITVVLAKALLNVHFNAKAADLKLEDYKAGDKLVPFKVIAEYKGTDLVGMEYEQLIPWVKPVEVSENGNWKPSDKAFRVIPGDYVTTEDGTGIVHIAPTFGADDANVARAAGIPALFMINKKGETRPMVDLTGKFYLLDELDETFVKECVDVDKYKEYQGAWVKNAYDPQFMVDGKFDEKAAQAAESLDIALAMMMKANNQAFKIEKHVHNYPHCWRTDKPVLYYPLDSWFIRSTACKERMMELNKTINWKPESTGTGRFGKWLENLNDWNLSRSRYWGTPLPIWRTEDNTDEICIESVEELYNEIEKSVAAGFMKSNPYKDKGFVPGQYSEENYDKIDLHRPYVDDVILVSKDGKPMKRESDLIDVWFDSGAMPYAQIHYPFENKELLDNRQVYPADFIAEGVDQTRGWFFTLHAIATMVFDSVSYKAVISNGLVLDKNGNKMSKRLNNAVDPFTTIEKYGSDPLRWYMITNSSPWDNLKFDVEGVEEVRRKFFGTLYNTYSFFALYANVDGFEYKEADVPMAERPEIDRWILSVLNTLIKEVDTCYNEYEPTKAGRLISDFVNDNLSNWYVRLNRKRFWGGEFTQDKLSAYQTLYTCLETVAKLMAPISPFYADRLYTDLITATGRDNVVSVHLAEFPKYQEEMIDKELEARMQMAQDVTSMVLALRRKVNIKVRQPLQCIMVPVVDEEQKAHIEAVKNLIMNEVNVKEVRFVDGAAGVLVKKVKCDFKKLGPKFGKQMKAVAAAVAEMSQEAIGELEKNGKYTLNLDGAEAVIEVSDVEIFSEDIPGWLVANEGKLTVALEVTITEELRREGIARELVNRIQNIRKSSGFEITDKIKITISKNTQTDDAVNEYNTYICNQVLGTSLELVDEVKDGTMLEFDDFSLFVNVIKD; encoded by the coding sequence ATGGGTAAGAGATTTACTGAATATTCGCAGTTTGACCTTTCGCAGGTGAACAAAGATGTGCTGAAGAAATGGGACGAGAACCAGGTTTTCGCCAAGAGTATGACAGAACGTGATGGCTGTCCTTCGTTCGTGTTTTTCGAAGGACCTCCCTCGGCTAATGGTATGCCGGGTATTCACCATGTAATGGCTCGTACCATTAAGGACATTTTCTGTCGCTACAAAACGATGAAAGGTTATCAGGTGAAGCGTAAAGCCGGATGGGATACGCACGGACTGCCTGTGGAACTAAGTGTAGAAAAGGCATTAGGTATCACAAAAGAAGATATTGGTAAGAAAATCTCTGTTGCCGACTACAATGCGGCTTGTCGGAAAGACGTGATGAAATATACCAAGGAATGGGAAGACCTGACTCATCGGATGGGATATTGGGTGGATATGAAGCATCCTTATATCACGTATGATAATCGCTATATTGAAACATTATGGTGGCTATTGAAACAACTGCATAAAAAAGGATTGTTGTATAAAGGATATACTATCCAACCGTATTCACCGGCTGCCGGAACAGGATTGAGCTCACATGAGTTGAATCAACCGGGCTGTTATCGGGATGTAAAAGATACAACGGCCGTTGCCCAATTTAAAATGAAGAATCCTAAACCGGAAATGACGGAATGGGGAACTCCTTATTTTATCGCTTGGACAACTACTCCATGGACATTGCCCTCAAATACGGCTCTTTGTGTGGGACCCAAAATTGACTATGTGGCTGTACAGTCTTACAACGCTTATACCGGAGAACCTATCACGGTTGTTCTGGCAAAAGCTTTATTGAATGTACACTTCAATGCAAAAGCTGCTGATTTGAAATTGGAGGACTACAAAGCCGGAGATAAACTTGTACCGTTTAAAGTGATTGCCGAATACAAAGGCACTGATCTTGTCGGTATGGAATATGAGCAGTTGATTCCTTGGGTGAAACCGGTTGAGGTATCCGAAAATGGCAACTGGAAGCCTAGTGATAAGGCTTTCCGTGTAATACCGGGTGATTATGTAACGACAGAAGACGGTACAGGTATCGTTCACATTGCACCTACATTTGGTGCGGATGATGCGAATGTGGCACGTGCTGCAGGAATCCCGGCATTGTTCATGATTAATAAGAAAGGCGAAACTCGTCCGATGGTGGATCTGACCGGTAAATTCTATCTGTTGGATGAACTGGACGAAACCTTTGTGAAAGAATGTGTTGATGTAGATAAATACAAAGAATATCAGGGTGCATGGGTGAAAAACGCCTATGATCCTCAATTTATGGTAGACGGTAAGTTTGATGAGAAAGCTGCGCAAGCAGCCGAATCGTTGGATATCGCTCTTGCTATGATGATGAAAGCCAATAATCAGGCTTTCAAGATAGAAAAGCATGTCCACAACTATCCGCACTGTTGGCGTACAGACAAACCGGTGCTTTATTATCCATTGGATAGCTGGTTTATCCGTTCTACCGCTTGCAAGGAGCGAATGATGGAATTGAATAAAACCATCAACTGGAAACCGGAATCTACCGGAACCGGCCGTTTCGGCAAGTGGCTGGAAAATCTGAATGACTGGAACCTTAGCCGTTCTCGTTATTGGGGTACTCCATTACCTATCTGGCGTACAGAAGATAATACGGATGAGATATGCATCGAATCTGTAGAAGAACTTTATAATGAAATCGAGAAATCGGTAGCTGCCGGATTTATGAAATCTAATCCATACAAGGATAAAGGTTTCGTTCCGGGGCAATATTCGGAAGAAAATTATGATAAGATTGATCTTCACCGTCCTTATGTAGACGATGTCATATTGGTATCGAAAGATGGCAAACCGATGAAGCGTGAATCAGACTTGATTGATGTATGGTTCGATTCGGGTGCTATGCCATACGCGCAGATCCATTATCCGTTCGAAAATAAAGAACTGTTGGATAACCGTCAGGTATATCCGGCTGACTTTATCGCCGAAGGAGTAGACCAGACTCGTGGCTGGTTCTTTACCTTGCATGCTATCGCTACCATGGTATTTGACAGCGTGTCCTACAAAGCTGTTATTTCTAACGGTTTGGTACTCGATAAGAACGGTAACAAGATGTCTAAGCGTTTGAATAACGCTGTCGATCCGTTTACTACGATTGAAAAGTATGGCTCTGACCCATTGCGTTGGTACATGATTACCAATTCTTCTCCGTGGGATAACCTGAAATTTGACGTTGAGGGAGTGGAAGAAGTGCGTCGTAAGTTCTTCGGCACTTTATATAATACGTATTCATTCTTTGCGCTTTATGCGAATGTAGACGGATTTGAATATAAAGAAGCCGATGTACCGATGGCAGAACGTCCGGAGATCGACCGTTGGATCTTGTCTGTATTGAATACATTAATAAAGGAGGTAGATACATGCTATAATGAATATGAACCGACAAAGGCAGGACGTTTGATCTCTGATTTTGTGAATGATAATTTGTCCAACTGGTATGTTCGCCTGAATCGTAAACGTTTCTGGGGTGGTGAATTTACACAGGATAAATTGTCTGCTTATCAGACATTGTACACTTGTCTCGAAACAGTGGCCAAACTGATGGCTCCTATATCTCCGTTCTATGCAGACCGGTTGTATACAGACTTGATTACAGCAACAGGACGTGACAATGTAGTTTCTGTCCATCTTGCCGAATTCCCGAAATATCAGGAAGAAATGATAGACAAGGAATTGGAAGCCCGCATGCAAATGGCACAGGATGTTACATCTATGGTGTTAGCATTGCGCCGCAAGGTGAATATCAAGGTACGCCAACCGCTGCAGTGTATCATGGTTCCGGTGGTAGATGAAGAGCAGAAAGCTCATATCGAAGCTGTGAAGAACCTGATTATGAATGAAGTGAATGTAAAAGAAGTCAGATTCGTTGATGGTGCAGCCGGTGTATTGGTGAAAAAAGTGAAATGTGACTTTAAAAAGTTAGGCCCGAAATTTGGCAAGCAAATGAAAGCAGTAGCTGCAGCTGTTGCGGAAATGTCACAGGAAGCTATCGGTGAATTGGAGAAAAACGGAAAGTATACATTAAACTTGGATGGTGCGGAAGCTGTTATTGAGGTATCAGATGTCGAGATCTTTAGTGAAGATATTCCGGGATGGTTGGTTGCCAATGAAGGCAAACTGACAGTAGCGCTTGAAGTTACCATTACCGAAGAATTGCGTCGCGAGGGCATTGCCCGTGAATTGGTGAACCGTATTCAGAATATACGTAAGTCAAGCGGCTTTGAGATTACAGACAAAATAAAAATAACAATCTCGAAAAATACGCAAACAGATGATGCGGTAAATGAATATAATACTTATATTTGTAACCAGGTTTTAGGCACATCTCTTGAACTTGTAGATGAAGTGAAAGACGGAACAATGCTGGAGTTTGACGACTTCTCATTGTTTGTGAATGTGATAAAAGACTAA
- a CDS encoding carbon-nitrogen hydrolase family protein, translated as MEQHPIKINKVQIRNLQIEDYVQLSQSFTRVYSDGSDVFWTREQIQKLIKIFPEGQIVTVVDDKIVGCALSIIVDYDKVKNDHTYAQVTGKETFNTHNPKGNILYGIEVFIHPGYRGLRLARRMYEYRKELCETLNLKAIMFGGRIPNYHKYADKMRPKEYIERVRQREIYDPVLTFQLSNDFHVRKVMTNYLPNDEESKHYACLLQWDNIYYQPPTQEYISPKTTVRVGLVQWQMRSYKTLDDLFEQVEFFVDAVSDYKSDFVLFPEYFNAPLMSKYNDKGESQAIRGLAKYTDEIRERFMNLAISYNINIITGSMPYVKEDGLLYNVGFLCRRDGTYEMYEKLHVTPDEIKSWGLNGGKLLNTFDTDCAKIGVLICYDVEFPELSRLMADQGMQILFVPFLTDTQNAYSRVRVCAQARAIENECFVVIAGSVGNLPRVHNMDIQYAQSGVFTPCDFAFPTDGKRAEATPNTEMILVSDVDLDLLNELHTYGSVRNLKDRRNDLYEVRYKK; from the coding sequence TTGGACTCGTGAGCAGATTCAGAAGTTGATTAAGATCTTTCCGGAAGGTCAGATCGTCACAGTCGTTGACGATAAAATAGTTGGTTGTGCTCTTTCTATTATTGTTGATTATGATAAAGTAAAGAACGACCATACGTATGCACAGGTTACGGGTAAGGAAACATTCAATACACATAATCCCAAAGGAAATATCCTGTATGGCATTGAAGTATTCATTCACCCGGGCTATCGTGGTTTGCGTCTCGCACGTCGTATGTATGAATATCGTAAGGAGCTTTGCGAAACATTGAATCTGAAAGCAATCATGTTTGGCGGACGTATCCCGAATTATCATAAATATGCTGACAAAATGCGTCCGAAAGAATATATCGAACGGGTGCGTCAACGCGAGATTTACGATCCGGTACTTACTTTCCAATTGTCGAATGACTTCCACGTTCGTAAGGTAATGACCAATTATCTGCCAAATGATGAGGAATCAAAACATTATGCCTGTTTGCTGCAATGGGATAATATCTATTACCAGCCACCTACACAGGAATATATCAGTCCCAAAACTACGGTTCGTGTAGGACTAGTGCAATGGCAGATGCGTAGTTATAAAACATTGGATGACCTGTTCGAACAAGTAGAATTCTTTGTGGACGCAGTATCCGATTATAAAAGTGATTTTGTTCTTTTCCCGGAATATTTCAATGCTCCTTTGATGTCGAAGTATAATGATAAAGGAGAATCACAAGCTATTCGCGGATTGGCAAAGTATACGGATGAAATTCGGGAACGGTTTATGAATCTGGCTATTAGCTATAATATCAACATTATAACCGGAAGTATGCCATACGTAAAAGAGGACGGATTGCTTTATAATGTAGGTTTCCTTTGTCGACGGGATGGAACCTATGAAATGTACGAGAAATTGCACGTTACCCCCGATGAAATAAAAAGCTGGGGACTTAATGGTGGCAAACTTCTGAACACTTTTGATACGGATTGTGCAAAGATTGGAGTTTTGATCTGCTATGATGTCGAGTTCCCCGAACTTTCCCGCCTGATGGCAGATCAGGGAATGCAGATATTATTTGTTCCTTTCCTGACAGATACACAGAATGCCTACTCTCGTGTTCGTGTCTGTGCGCAGGCACGTGCTATCGAGAATGAATGTTTTGTAGTCATTGCCGGAAGTGTCGGAAATCTTCCCCGTGTGCACAATATGGATATTCAATATGCTCAATCGGGTGTGTTTACCCCATGCGACTTTGCTTTTCCAACGGACGGAAAGAGGGCAGAGGCAACTCCTAACACCGAAATGATTTTGGTATCGGATGTTGACCTGGATTTGCTGAACGAGCTGCATACTTATGGTAGTGTACGCAACCTGAAAGACCGCAGGAATGACCTGTATGAGGTGAGATACAAGAAATAA
- a CDS encoding TraR/DksA family transcriptional regulator — translation MAEKTRYSDAELEEFRAIIMEKLELAQRDYEQLKKSLMGLDGNDTDDTSPTYKVLEEGANTLSKEETTRLAQRQLKFIQGLQAALVRIENKTYGICRETGKLIPAERLRAVPHATLSIEAKNSGKK, via the coding sequence ATGGCAGAAAAGACTAGATATTCGGATGCGGAACTCGAGGAATTCCGTGCCATTATTATGGAGAAACTGGAATTGGCACAACGTGACTATGAACAGTTGAAGAAAAGTTTGATGGGACTGGACGGTAATGATACCGATGATACATCTCCTACGTATAAAGTATTGGAAGAAGGAGCTAATACGCTCTCCAAGGAAGAGACAACCCGACTGGCACAACGTCAGCTGAAGTTTATTCAAGGATTACAAGCAGCTTTGGTACGTATTGAGAATAAAACGTACGGCATTTGCCGTGAAACCGGAAAGTTGATTCCGGCAGAGCGCCTGCGTGCTGTTCCTCATGCTACATTAAGCATTGAAGCAAAGAACAGTGGTAAAAAATAA